Part of the Desulfovibrio sp. TomC genome, CGACGACATCGGCGTCGGCGTCTCCGGCGTGGTCTCCAAGGCGCGCGGCATCCGCGAAAGCCTGCCCGGCCTCGATTCCGCCGCTGTGCCGCTGTGCACGCCCATCACCGAAGAAAAGGTCGTCTATCTCGTCGATCCCCACGGAGCCAGCCGCCGGCCGCTGCCCCTCAAAGCCGCCGATGCGGCGCTCAAGCTCCTCGGCGGAAAATTTCCGGGCTGCCGCTACAAGGACATGGCGGTCGAGTTGCCCTATATCCCGCCGTTTCTGGAAAAGCACGGCGGCCTGACCTTTTCGCTTGGCCAGTTCAACCAGTGGGTGGGCAGCACCATCATGGCCACCGGCGCGGCCCAGATCTGGCCGTCCTCGCCGGTTGCCGCCCCCATCATCGAACATCGCAAGGTGGTCGGCGTGCGGCTGGCCGACCAGGGCGTGGACAAGGCCGGCAAACCCGACGCCGCGTTCATGCCCGGCATGGACGTCAGGGCCAGGCTGACCGTCCTTGGCGACGGGCCGGTCGGGCCGGTCGGCCGGGCCATCGACGACGCGCGCGGGTTGCCCATGGGGCATCACCAGCGCGACTACGCCGTGGGCATGAAACTCGTGGTGGACCTGCCCGGCAACTGCTCCTGGAAGGTCGGCACGGTCATCCACACCATTGGTTTCCCGGAACCCGAAATTTTCGGTTTTCTCTACGTGTTGCCCGGCCATGTGGCCTCCCTTGGCATCTTCGTGCCGAGTTGGTTCGACAACCCCGTGCGCACCGCCTACCGCTACCTCCAGCACTGGATGCAGCACCCCTACCTGTGGAAACAGCTCAAGGGCGGCACGATCCGCTCGTTTGGGGCCAAGACGCTCCAGGAATCCGGCAAAAACGGCGAACCGTATCTGGTCGGCGACGGCTATGCCCGCATCGGCGAAGGGTCCGGCACCACCAACGTGCTGACCGGCTCGGGCGTGGACGAGGCCTGGACCTCGGGCGTGCAGCTGGGCCAGGCCGTGGTCCAGTTGTTGGAACAGGGCCTGCCCTTTACCGCGGAAAATCTGGAAAAAACCTACGTCGCCCGCCGCCGGGCCTCCTGGGTCGAGGCCGAAGCCAAAATTGCCGCCCGCTCCCGTGAAGGCTTTGCCTCCGGGTTTATTCCGGGCATCGTCGGCATGGCGCTTGCCGGCCTGACCAAGGGCGCGCTGTGCTGGCCGGCCGATTCCGAACCCGTGCACAAGCGTATCCCGTCCATTGAGGAATACTACCGGGGCCGCGTCTCGTGCGATGAGATCAAACGCATCCGCCAGGAAGCCACGGCCAAGGGGCTGGCCTTGCACGACGCGCTCATGGACAAGGTGGGCTGGCCGGAAATCGCCTACGACGGCAAGTTGCTCATTTCCCACCAGGATGCGCTGCTCCTTGGCGGCAAGGTGCAGGCCGCGCCGGGCTACGCCGACCACGTCACCTTCGAAGACCACGACACCTGCCGGGCCTGTTGCGAAAAGACCTGCATCGAGGCCTGTTCCGGCCAGGCCATCACCACCAATCCCGACGACGGCGTGCCGCTTTTCGACCGCGAAAAATGCGTGCACTGCGGCGCCTGCCTGTGGAACTGCTCCAAGCCGTCCAAGACCGATCCCGAACGCACCAACGTCCGCTTCGCCGCCGGCGCCGGCGGATTACATTCGGCTGAGAATTAGGAAAGACGAAGAGAAGAACTGGAGAGGCGCTGCCTCTCCAGACCTCACCGCCGGGGCGTTGCCCCGGACCCCACCAGGGCGCTGCCCTGGACCCGCCGTGGGGGATAATCCCCCCCGGACCCCCTTGCCGGGGGGTGCAGCCGGGACATTTTGGTGGTCCCGGCTGCACCCCCGAAAAGGGAAAATAGCGGCTTATAAAATTGAGAGTTTTTGGGAGAGGCGGAGGAAACGAGGGAAAAGACCCTTTTTTGCAAAAAAGGGTTTCCTCCCCCGGTTCCTCCTCCCCCGCATAAGGGAGTGCCTATGTTTCATATCGTCGTATGCGGCGGCATCGTGCCTGATCCGTTGCAGACGTTGGAGCCGGTCAAGGGACCGGCCGGCTGGGGCCTGAAAAACGAACTGATGCTGCCGTCGATCCTTGATCCGTGGGCGTCCCATGCCCTGTACGAG contains:
- a CDS encoding 4Fe-4S ferredoxin, with translation MDERQVMETDIVCVGFGPAMGGFLTTLAKGIVNEDGSAVMESTVVPGLPPQVICYERADDIGVGVSGVVSKARGIRESLPGLDSAAVPLCTPITEEKVVYLVDPHGASRRPLPLKAADAALKLLGGKFPGCRYKDMAVELPYIPPFLEKHGGLTFSLGQFNQWVGSTIMATGAAQIWPSSPVAAPIIEHRKVVGVRLADQGVDKAGKPDAAFMPGMDVRARLTVLGDGPVGPVGRAIDDARGLPMGHHQRDYAVGMKLVVDLPGNCSWKVGTVIHTIGFPEPEIFGFLYVLPGHVASLGIFVPSWFDNPVRTAYRYLQHWMQHPYLWKQLKGGTIRSFGAKTLQESGKNGEPYLVGDGYARIGEGSGTTNVLTGSGVDEAWTSGVQLGQAVVQLLEQGLPFTAENLEKTYVARRRASWVEAEAKIAARSREGFASGFIPGIVGMALAGLTKGALCWPADSEPVHKRIPSIEEYYRGRVSCDEIKRIRQEATAKGLALHDALMDKVGWPEIAYDGKLLISHQDALLLGGKVQAAPGYADHVTFEDHDTCRACCEKTCIEACSGQAITTNPDDGVPLFDREKCVHCGACLWNCSKPSKTDPERTNVRFAAGAGGLHSAEN